One Desulfocurvibacter africanus subsp. africanus DSM 2603 genomic region harbors:
- the tsaB gene encoding tRNA (adenosine(37)-N6)-threonylcarbamoyltransferase complex dimerization subunit type 1 TsaB → MHPNKQGLDTRPVLVLNTCEERLQIVLGSSERLLLHQEWIVPSRTMGVLGPAVEQALKLLELAPTDLAGMACVRGPGSFTGIRIALSTALGFQAGCGVPLAGLDYLPLLARSAAPLRQGTLTVLTYARKGLVYAQTFALPSCESLSDLAVLRPEQAAELIAALHPPSLCMGSALRRIPQLLELLDAQECEILPSVLDHPSAEALLSTALEAPYTVEPVVPLYVRASDAEDNLPTFARQRGLTPEEARRLLEELTETPRSSP, encoded by the coding sequence ATGCATCCTAATAAGCAGGGCCTCGACACCCGGCCTGTCCTGGTCCTCAATACCTGCGAGGAACGGCTGCAAATCGTGCTCGGCAGCAGCGAGCGGCTGTTGCTCCACCAGGAGTGGATCGTTCCGAGTAGAACCATGGGCGTTCTTGGACCTGCCGTGGAGCAAGCGCTCAAGCTCTTGGAGCTGGCTCCAACCGACCTGGCGGGCATGGCCTGCGTGCGCGGACCGGGCAGCTTCACGGGCATTCGCATCGCGCTCTCCACGGCCTTGGGATTTCAGGCTGGCTGCGGCGTTCCCTTGGCCGGCCTGGATTATCTGCCGCTGCTTGCCCGCTCGGCCGCTCCGTTGCGCCAGGGCACTCTGACCGTGCTGACATACGCCCGCAAAGGGCTGGTCTATGCCCAAACTTTTGCCCTGCCATCCTGCGAATCACTGTCGGATCTTGCCGTCTTGCGACCCGAGCAGGCGGCTGAGCTTATCGCAGCCCTGCACCCACCCAGCCTCTGCATGGGCAGCGCATTGCGGCGCATCCCACAGCTGCTGGAACTTCTTGATGCACAGGAATGCGAGATACTGCCGTCCGTTCTGGACCACCCCTCAGCCGAGGCTCTTCTGTCCACAGCCCTGGAAGCGCCCTACACGGTCGAGCCCGTCGTGCCATTGTATGTGCGAGCTTCTGATGCGGAAGACAACCTGCCCACATTTGCCCGCCAACGCGGCCTGACGCCTGAAGAGGCGCGCAGGCTTCTGGAAGAGCTGACTGAAACGCCGCGCAGCTCGCCCTGA